In a genomic window of Myxococcota bacterium:
- a CDS encoding HAD family hydrolase: MTRAVLFDFGGTLYDYRCFARAEAESLSQLVRWAGSDAGPDAIARAQRAASKQVFESYRERPFYLHRDLFDDTSHAVLAELGVRADADTLERYRKLRWDLHARDFALRPGVRETLDGLRARGLHIGMVSNIDDDQLDHLLAIASVRSHFDAVLSSERARSCKPAPDIFRQALASAGCAPGEAIFVGDSLFHDVGGANALGLRSVLIWHREDREPPAQGPRPQHVIRRFDELLEIAR, translated from the coding sequence TCGCGCGCGCGGAAGCCGAGAGTCTCTCGCAGCTGGTGCGCTGGGCGGGCTCCGACGCGGGCCCGGACGCGATCGCCCGCGCGCAGCGCGCCGCCTCGAAGCAGGTGTTCGAGAGCTACCGAGAGCGCCCGTTCTACCTGCACAGGGACTTGTTCGACGACACCTCGCACGCCGTGCTCGCAGAGCTCGGCGTGCGCGCCGACGCCGACACGCTCGAGCGCTACCGCAAACTGCGCTGGGACCTGCACGCGCGCGACTTCGCGCTGCGGCCCGGTGTGCGCGAGACGCTCGACGGGCTGCGCGCGCGCGGGCTGCACATCGGCATGGTCTCCAACATCGACGACGATCAGCTCGACCACCTGCTCGCGATCGCCTCCGTGCGCAGTCACTTCGACGCCGTGCTGTCGAGCGAGCGCGCGCGCTCGTGCAAGCCGGCGCCCGACATCTTCCGGCAGGCGCTCGCCTCCGCGGGCTGCGCGCCCGGCGAGGCGATCTTCGTGGGTGACTCGCTGTTCCACGACGTGGGCGGCGCGAACGCGCTCGGCCTGCGCTCCGTGCTGATCTGGCACCGCGAGGACCGCGAGCCGCCGGCGCAGGGTCCGCGACCCCAGCACGTGATCCGGCGCTTCGACGAGCTGCTCGAGATCGCGCGGTGA
- a CDS encoding nitroreductase family protein has protein sequence MTPEEIAAAGEQVPLLEGIRSARAIRRLRPDPVPRELIRKVCEAGTFAPSGGNRQPWVFVAVTEPERRAWVAERYLRAFRSYIAPAELAARDPSFPEAGRRNMRAAIWLAEHLHEVPVHLFVAGWERRGEPQLQALFPCVQNVLLACRAVGLGASLTTMHRSFGRECDAWLGLPEKCPSAALLPIGWPLGKHGRPPRRPVDGCLHWEALTS, from the coding sequence GTGACTCCCGAAGAGATCGCGGCGGCGGGCGAACAGGTGCCGCTGCTCGAGGGCATCCGCAGCGCCCGCGCGATCCGTCGGCTCCGGCCGGATCCGGTGCCGCGCGAGCTGATCCGCAAGGTGTGCGAGGCGGGCACGTTCGCCCCCAGCGGCGGCAACCGGCAGCCGTGGGTCTTCGTGGCAGTCACCGAGCCGGAGCGCCGCGCCTGGGTGGCCGAGCGCTATCTGCGCGCCTTCCGCAGCTACATCGCTCCCGCCGAGCTGGCGGCCCGCGACCCGAGTTTCCCCGAGGCAGGACGCCGCAACATGCGCGCGGCGATCTGGCTCGCCGAGCACCTGCACGAGGTGCCCGTACACCTGTTCGTGGCGGGGTGGGAGCGCCGCGGGGAGCCCCAGCTGCAGGCCCTGTTTCCCTGCGTGCAGAATGTACTTCTGGCCTGCCGGGCCGTAGGACTCGGCGCCTCACTCACCACCATGCACCGGTCCTTCGGCCGTGAGTGCGACGCGTGGCTCGGCCTGCCCGAGAAATGCCCCAGCGCCGCGCTGTTACCCATCGGTTGGCCGCTCGGAAAGCACGGGCGCCCGCCCCGCAGGCCCGTCGACGGCTGCCTGCACTGGGAGGCACTCACGAGTTAA
- a CDS encoding cyclopropane-fatty-acyl-phospholipid synthase family protein: MTRGSVTGLERAMARRILQTRGDPRIRLVLWNGEEVRCSDLPPVGRVAFRDRRLMLDLALHPDLGLACAYQDGRIEIEGDLPTVLKLVLAVPERFTLAKRARDAWELFRRRSKSLSRSRENIHRHYDLGNEFYAQWLDERMAYTCAYFPTPTASLEEAQVAKMEHVSRKVWLRPGERVIEAGCGWGSLALHMARHHGVYVTAYNISEEQVAYARERAKAEGLDDRVEYRLDDYRNVTGSFDAFVSVGMLEHVGDENYDALGRVIDRCLPEHGRGLIHSIGRVQRRPMDPWIERNIFPGSYSPTLEEMVGILSPYDLAVIDVENLRLHYEKTLEHWLERFEKQAAAVERRFDARFVRTWRLYLAGSIASFHVGNLQLWQVVFQRPRSRDLPWNRAHLYGGGR; the protein is encoded by the coding sequence ATGACCCGAGGCTCCGTGACTGGCCTGGAGCGCGCCATGGCGCGCCGGATCCTGCAAACGCGCGGTGACCCGCGCATCCGACTCGTGCTCTGGAACGGCGAGGAGGTACGCTGCTCCGACCTGCCGCCCGTGGGCCGCGTGGCGTTCCGTGACCGCCGGCTCATGCTCGACCTGGCGCTGCACCCCGATCTCGGCCTGGCCTGCGCCTATCAGGACGGCCGGATCGAGATCGAGGGCGACCTGCCGACCGTGTTGAAGCTCGTGCTCGCCGTGCCCGAGCGATTCACTCTGGCCAAGCGCGCCCGCGACGCCTGGGAGCTGTTCCGCCGGCGCAGCAAGTCACTCTCGCGCTCGCGCGAGAACATCCACCGCCACTACGACCTGGGCAACGAGTTCTACGCGCAGTGGCTCGACGAGCGCATGGCCTACACCTGCGCGTATTTCCCGACGCCGACCGCCTCGCTCGAAGAAGCGCAGGTCGCGAAGATGGAGCACGTGTCGCGCAAGGTCTGGCTGCGGCCGGGCGAGCGCGTGATCGAGGCCGGCTGCGGCTGGGGCTCGCTCGCGCTGCACATGGCTCGACACCACGGTGTGTACGTCACCGCCTACAACATCTCCGAGGAGCAGGTCGCGTACGCGCGCGAGCGCGCCAAGGCCGAAGGCCTCGACGACCGTGTCGAGTACCGGCTCGACGACTACCGGAACGTGACCGGCAGCTTCGATGCGTTCGTGTCGGTCGGCATGCTGGAGCACGTGGGCGACGAGAACTACGACGCGCTCGGACGAGTCATCGACCGCTGTCTGCCCGAGCACGGCCGCGGCCTGATCCACTCGATCGGGCGCGTGCAGCGCCGGCCCATGGATCCATGGATCGAGCGCAACATCTTCCCGGGCTCGTACTCACCCACGCTCGAGGAGATGGTCGGCATCCTGTCGCCCTACGACCTGGCGGTGATCGACGTGGAGAACCTGCGCCTGCACTACGAGAAGACGCTCGAGCACTGGCTGGAGCGCTTCGAGAAGCAGGCGGCCGCCGTCGAGCGCCGCTTCGACGCGCGCTTCGTGCGCACCTGGCGGCTGTATCTCGCGGGCTCGATCGCGTCGTTCCACGTCGGCAACCTGCAGCTGTGGCAGGTCGTGTTCCAGCGCCCGCGCTCGCGCGACCTGCCCTGGAACCGCGCCCACCTGTACGGTGGCGGGCGCTAG
- a CDS encoding metallophosphoesterase, which produces MSSAQRILAGLVFLTIAATVVVGGHLYIAQRFVFDPELSGAARVTALGAIALGFVSLFAQPLAERLVRPPWNRLVGWPASVWMGVAFLSLVVLAAGDAARWIAGGVAYAAGDELPSFQASARVQAAVSFALVCAAALFGLIAALRPPRLARVEIPLARWPRALDGFRIAQISDIHIGPLRDRRFSRHLTERVNALGADLVCVTGDLVDGSARLLADEVAPFGGLRARHGSYFVTGNHDHYSGADAWVGVVERLGLVPLRNRHVELEQAGARFTLAGVDDHRGGFGDGQREDLAAALAGRDPALPLLLLAHDPNTFKRASQNGVDLQLSGHTHGGQIWPFVHLVRLVEPFVAGRYARNGSELYVSRGTGFWGPPMRLFAPAEITEITLRSA; this is translated from the coding sequence ATGAGCAGCGCGCAGCGCATCCTGGCCGGGCTGGTCTTCCTGACGATCGCGGCCACCGTGGTGGTGGGCGGGCACTTGTACATCGCGCAGCGCTTCGTGTTCGATCCAGAGCTGTCGGGCGCGGCGCGAGTGACTGCGCTGGGCGCGATCGCGCTCGGCTTCGTGTCTCTGTTCGCGCAGCCGCTCGCCGAGAGACTCGTGCGCCCGCCCTGGAACCGGCTGGTCGGCTGGCCGGCGTCGGTCTGGATGGGAGTCGCGTTCCTCTCCCTGGTGGTGCTGGCGGCGGGCGACGCCGCGCGCTGGATCGCGGGCGGCGTGGCCTACGCGGCGGGCGACGAGCTGCCGTCGTTCCAGGCCTCGGCGCGCGTGCAGGCCGCGGTGTCGTTCGCGCTGGTGTGCGCAGCGGCCCTGTTCGGACTGATCGCGGCGCTGCGGCCGCCGCGGCTCGCGCGGGTCGAGATCCCGCTCGCGCGCTGGCCGCGCGCGCTCGACGGCTTCCGGATCGCCCAGATCAGTGACATCCACATCGGGCCGCTGCGCGACCGGCGCTTCTCGCGGCACCTGACCGAGCGCGTGAACGCGCTCGGCGCCGACCTGGTGTGCGTGACCGGCGACCTGGTCGACGGCAGCGCGCGGCTCCTGGCCGACGAGGTCGCGCCGTTCGGCGGCCTGCGCGCGCGCCACGGCAGCTACTTCGTGACGGGCAACCACGACCACTACTCCGGGGCGGACGCCTGGGTGGGGGTCGTGGAGCGGCTCGGGCTCGTGCCGCTGCGCAACCGGCACGTCGAGCTCGAGCAGGCGGGCGCGCGCTTCACGCTGGCGGGCGTGGACGACCACCGCGGCGGCTTCGGCGACGGCCAGCGCGAAGACCTGGCGGCGGCGCTCGCGGGCCGCGACCCGGCGCTGCCGCTCTTGCTGCTCGCGCACGACCCCAACACCTTCAAGCGGGCGTCACAGAACGGTGTAGACCTGCAGCTCTCGGGTCACACGCACGGCGGGCAGATCTGGCCGTTCGTGCACCTGGTGCGGCTGGTCGAGCCGTTCGTCGCGGGCCGCTACGCGCGCAACGGCTCCGAGCTGTACGTGAGCCGCGGCACCGGCTTCTGGGGCCCGCCCATGCGGCTGTTCGCGCCGGCCGAGATCACGGAGATCACGCTGCGCTCAGCGTGA
- a CDS encoding NAD(P)/FAD-dependent oxidoreductase, with protein sequence MDEFDAIVVGGGPAGSTCAWQAERLGLRVALLDAKQFPRDKVCAGWVTPQILAELELDAHEYAAGGRVIQPIRGFEVSLAGGKPARVTYPEVVSYGILRCELDAYLLGRSGAKLFLGEPLRTLARDGGAWVVNGALRAPVLVGAGGHFCPVSRQLAPDARATEPVIAAQEVEFALDAEQARRCPVSPEVPELFFERDLRGYAWLVRKGPVLNVGIGRQDTHDLSGHAQRFLALCESLGKLPPRTPPKRHGHAYVLYGQTPRPLAGDGFVLVGDSAGLAWPQSGEGIRPAVESGLLAARALAAQDLESYARAMEARFGPRDRPLGPGLSDHLPARIRPWLVEKLLGNALFARRVVVDGWFLHRGQAALPSR encoded by the coding sequence TTGGACGAGTTCGACGCGATCGTCGTCGGCGGCGGGCCGGCCGGCTCGACCTGCGCCTGGCAGGCCGAGAGACTCGGGCTGCGCGTGGCGCTGCTCGACGCCAAGCAGTTCCCGCGCGACAAGGTATGCGCGGGCTGGGTCACGCCGCAGATCCTCGCCGAGCTCGAGCTCGACGCCCACGAGTACGCCGCCGGCGGCCGGGTGATCCAGCCGATCCGCGGCTTCGAGGTGAGCCTGGCGGGCGGCAAGCCGGCGCGAGTCACCTACCCCGAGGTCGTGAGCTACGGCATCCTGCGCTGCGAGCTCGACGCGTACCTGCTCGGGCGCTCGGGCGCCAAGCTGTTCCTGGGCGAGCCGCTGCGCACGCTGGCGCGCGACGGCGGCGCCTGGGTCGTGAACGGCGCCCTGCGCGCGCCCGTCCTGGTCGGCGCCGGGGGTCACTTCTGTCCCGTCTCCCGCCAGCTCGCGCCCGACGCGCGCGCCACCGAGCCGGTGATCGCCGCACAGGAGGTCGAGTTCGCGCTCGACGCCGAGCAGGCGCGGCGCTGCCCCGTGTCACCCGAGGTGCCGGAGCTGTTCTTCGAGCGCGACCTGCGCGGCTACGCGTGGCTCGTGCGCAAGGGGCCCGTGCTGAACGTCGGCATCGGCCGGCAGGACACGCACGATCTGTCGGGTCACGCGCAGCGCTTCCTGGCGCTGTGCGAGTCACTCGGCAAGCTGCCGCCGCGCACGCCGCCCAAACGCCACGGCCACGCCTACGTGCTGTACGGCCAGACGCCGCGGCCGCTCGCGGGCGACGGCTTCGTGCTCGTGGGAGACTCGGCGGGGCTCGCCTGGCCGCAGAGCGGCGAGGGCATCCGGCCGGCGGTCGAGTCGGGCCTGCTGGCCGCGCGCGCGCTCGCGGCCCAGGATCTCGAGAGCTACGCGCGCGCCATGGAAGCGCGCTTCGGCCCGCGCGACCGCCCGCTCGGGCCCGGTCTCTCCGACCATCTGCCTGCGCGCATCCGGCCCTGGCTGGTGGAGAAGCTGCTCGGCAATGCCCTGTTCGCGCGCCGGGTCGTGGTCGACGGCTGGTTCCTGCACCGCGGCCAGGCGGCGCTTCCGTCACGCTGA